DNA sequence from the Manis javanica isolate MJ-LG chromosome 15, MJ_LKY, whole genome shotgun sequence genome:
CCCCTCCTGTCCAAGCACCTGGTGGTCCCTGATGTGCAGGTGACGTCCCCCTTGCCACTAAACCCTGCCCCGGGGTGGTGGGCTGAGAAGGGAACCATTTCCTGTCACCTACCCTGGACCAGCAGTGGGATGCAGTGTGGCCGAGGTCACTGTCCTCCATGGCCCCACAAGACCCTCATGGTCCAGGGGACAAAGAGCTACAAGTGCCCCTCAAAGTGGGAACGAGGAGAGGGTGTCTGGGGaccttccccatgtcccctgtCTTTGTGCGTCAGGGCACCacacacctccatggcctgaaagggCAAAGGCCACCCCGTCCTCCCTCGTGGCTCTGGGGCTGGCCAGCCAGCTGGCACCCTCGCCCAGCCTCTCCCTTACACCTGCACTcagggggcggggctgggggtgcCATGGAGGGCCCCCACTCACATGGCCAGCAGTCGACACTAGCTCGTGGCCAGGCTCCCGGGCGAGTGCCCCTTGAATCAGCTGAAGCATTGTCACCCTCTCTGGCCCAGCCTCAGAAGTCCTGCAGCATCACTTCTGCCCTATTCTGTTAAAAGCAAGTCACTAGGCTGGCCTGTGTCCAGGGTGAGGAGACCCCTCCTGCCTGTGGGAGGGTATCCAGGAACCTGCAGCCGTGTTTGGGCCCACTTGCTGAGCTGGGTTTGAAGCAGCGGCAGATGTACCTTTGGAAACATCCTCAAACACAGCCTCCCCAAACCTCCAGGCCACTCAGGGCCATGGGGGGCCGTGCTGGAGGCGCCAGGACGGGCCTGGGCAGTGTTAATGGGCAGGCGGGGTGAGCAGAAGGCCTCACCTGGCTCCCCAAAGGCTGCCATCTGGGAATGGTGCCTCCGTCCCCATCTGCCTATAGTCTGAGCCCTCTCCCTGCTAGGAGCTGAGCTTTTCTGGGTGATTGGAGGGGTCAGGTTCTGGTAGCACGTGTGGGAAGCGAGGTGACCCACCCCAGGGGTCCTGGGTAGACCCAGGAGCAGACACCGTGGGAGCAGACCTGCCCTCGGGCTGCTGGCCCTGTGCATGGAGTGCGCTGGCTGGCAGCGAGGTTCCAGGGCGCCGTGTGGCTGGCCAGCCTCAGGACAGGCTGCTGACCCTCACGTGAAAAACGGTGGTGGGCGGGCAGGGGCGAGGTGGCCTCACTCGTCTGGAGGACCAGGCCCTGCACatgggggtggtgggagtgcTCAGCCTGGACCCTGGCTGGGGCCTGACCACATGTGGCCCCTCAGACAGGACACCTGGAGCCTCTGCTGTCACGGTTCACAGAAGAGGAGGAGCTGCAGATGACCAGGATGCTGCAGAGGATGGACGTCCTAGCCAAGGTTGAGGGCCTGGGATGCACCCAGGGCAGGGGCCCATCCTACCTGAGCCCAGACAGACCCTCTCTCCCGCCCCTGCTCCCTGCAGAAAGCCAGCGAGGTGGGCGTGCGGCTGATGGTGGATGCTGAGCAGACCTACTTCCAGCCGGCCATTAGCCGCCTGACGCTGGAAATGCAGCGCAAGTTCAATGTGGAGAAGCCACTCATCTTCAACACCTACCAGTGCTACCTCAAGGTGCGCCCTGCCGCCTCCCACCGGCCTCCATGCAGATGGCACCAGCCAAGCAGGGAGCGGGGCCCGGGGCCCGGGGCCCATGCCTCCTGCCACCTTGGGTCCCTTGGGGCTCCTGTCCCAGACAGGAGTCAGAGGGGCaggaagaagatgaagaagcTTTTTAGAGTCCACTTCACGTGCCTTAATCCGCAATTTCAAAGCCATCAAAAGTGGCTGTGTTCTCCCGCCCTTTCCCAGTTCGGGTCCCTCAAAGGGTCAGACGGAAGTTGTGAGCCCCTCCCCAGAAGACCCGCCCAGACTTGTGCCTGTGCCTCCGGGGACTCGGGTGCTGCGGGCGGGCCCCCGGCACAGACCTGGGCTGGGCTGCTTGGGGACCGGCAGGGTGTGGGGTGGTGGGGTGCTGATGCTGTAGGGTAgcaggctggtgggggtgggggtgtcctgGGCAGGTGCCCGCAGCATGCAACAGTCCTGCCCCTAGTCAGCTGCGGGGAATCTGGAGAGCACCTGCTCTCCCACAGGACTGTCCCCGCCGTCACTGTTCCCGGGGATGTGTCAAACGGCCTTCCTCATCCTCATCCACACCTGTCTCCTGGATGCCCTGAGTGCCCACAGGCTCAGGCAGCTGCTGCCAGCCCTGGTGCCCACATGACCTCCCCCCGGGAGCAGCTGGGCCCCAGGCTGCAGGGGGCTCCATCCTGGTCATCATAGGCGTGTGGTCCCCGCCCCACAGGATGCCTACGACAATGTCACCTTGGATGCGGAGCTGGCTCGCCGTGAGGGCTGGTGTTTCGGGGCCAAGCTGGTACGGGGCGCGTACATGGCCCAGGAACGTGCCCGTGCTGCAGAAATTGGCTATGAGGACCCCATCAACCCCACGTACGAGGCCACCAATGCCATGTACCACAGGTGCGCCAGGCCATCTTGGTCCGCAAAGCCTCAGGGCTCCGTGGAGAGGGAAGAAATGAGGTGAGGGTGCTGGGGCTGACCTGATACCATCCTGTCCACAGGAGGAACAGCCCTGGGGTGAGGAGCGTCTAGGAGCAAGATTTATCCCCTGAGACCATAAGCAATAGCTCCTCTGCTTTCATCTCCTTCCCCCAAAACCTTTAAGGTGGTGTTTTTAATATGGAAAAGGTTACTGAACAAAACTAAGTGAGCTCGGCTGCCCCCAGCCAGCTCCCATCACTTCAGACGAGAGATGCGGCCCTCCCCAGGCCGCACACAGCCTGTCTGCTTTTCAGTCTCACGCTGGGGATGGTCAGCTGCTCTGCATGTGCTCTCGCTCCATTCATGTCTGTTGTTGCCCTGCAGTGAGTGAGGTCAGGCCAGCCTTGTACTTTCTCTCTCTGAGGCGGTGTGTGCGTGTCGGAAATCCAGAGACCCTAGTGTCTTGCTCGCCGGCCTCTGCTCCCCGCCCGGCCCTGCCGGCCTCCTTCCGGGGGCGCTGCTGTCCGTGCCGCGGGGCCCCGTGCTGCGGTCGGCCCGCACTTGGCTCCCTGTTCTGGCGTCTCTAGGCATGTGTGACCAGAGCCTCCCCTGTCAGTTTGTGGGGCGCCTGTGTTTGTGAGCTGGTCTCTGGGGGCTCCCAGGGTGGGTGCCGTCTGGCGGCTACAGCAGAGGCTCACACACGCCTCATCTGTTGTACCCATGGGCGGGGACACAGCTACATGTTGCTGGAGGTGGTCAGAGAACGAGCACCCTGCCCAGCTGTCCTCACTGCCAGACGGGGCTCTGCTCACACCCCTGCACACAGGGAGGCCAGCATCCCCAGCCTTAATTTCCTCAAGCCCTGGTCCAGCCGGCCACTGCCTTTCCTTCCTAACGTGTGGGGAGGCTGCCGTGGGGGCCCCCTGGAGGAGCAGGCTCACCGGCTGGCCCTGCACCTGCCTCGGCCGCTcacgcagccccctccccaggtgccTCAGCCACATCCTGGAGGAGCTGAAGCGTGACACCAGGGCTGAGGTGATGGTGGCCTCCCACAATGAGGACACGGTGCGCTTCACGCTTTGCAGGTAGGTGCTGCCCCCGTCTGGTGCTCCAGAGTGCCTCCCAGTTAGGGAGGAGCGGGGCGAGCACCCCAAGCTGGAGGCGTGTGCAGGGTGGCCTGCCAGGCGCTGTGGGCACTTTGTGGGGAACATCTGTAGAAAGAGCTGGTGCCCTGCAGGCTGCTGGCCCCCCAGGCCCGGCTGGACACTGGCACTGCTGCAGCCAGAAGGCTCTTCACAGTTGCATTGGTTTGTAAACTTAATGCCTGGTTTATTAAActttcaaatttaaaacaaatttcattaGGTGATTTAAATAGCTTAATGGAATGTACGAATGCAGTGTGAAATGCCGGGCTCTCGGGAGGCCTCTGGCACATCACCCCATCTATAAACGAGTCCTAATATATTGAGCATTTGGAATTTAATGTAGCCTCTTTAAATCCCTGTCCTGCTGGGGCAAAACTTCAGTAGAATCCTTATAAGTCAGGTACAGGAGTGGAGTGAAGTGAGCTCTTAGCATGTGTccccacagcttgtatcttaacctGAGCAGGGCCACCCTAGGGGGCCTGGTTCCCTCTCCCTGGTCTCTGCTTTCCTGGGCTTTAGGCCCCACAGGAAGCCTGGCAGGGGGTGGCCTTGCTGGCCTTTGCCTTTCCTAGGAGCAGAGGCCGCCTCCCGCACTAGGCACCCCAAGGCTTCCTGCCAACCGGGGATTGGGATGCAGGCAGGCCTGGGCACTGTGGGCTGGGCACGCTGCCAGGAGAGCTGACGCCGCTCCTTCTAAACCCATCAGTAAGGACACCATTTATCCTCTGCTCGTGATGGGGCTTTTTCAGTCTGAAACTGCAACTGAAAACCACGATCTCTAATGCAGCACAGTGGCAGCCGCTGGGAACAGACCCCAAGGCACCCTGTGGAGGCCCCTGTGCAGTAGGGTCTGCAGGTgccatggggtgggggcaggggagcccaCGGAGTCACAGACCGGCAGTTCTGCCCCACCTTCCACCTCCGTCCCTAGGCACTTCCCCAGTGCTATTTTCCAACATGTCACCGGATGCTGAAGGACCCAGGGGCACCTTTTGTGCTCAGCAAAGATGAATTCTGgctttgacttttaaaatatacacGAGTAGCAAAATTTAAAACCTGATTTCCCTTAGGCTTGAAAATAACCTGTGATGAAAACTTGATCGGGCTTGGTCCCCCTGGTACCAGGGTCCTCCCAGAGGCAGTGCGGCCCCAAGGGGGCCACCCTCGCAGGTCTCACTTGTGAGCTCAGCAGCCTGTGGCCACGCGCATCTTAGGTTGGGCTTACAGGCTGCGAACAGTGGGACCTTGGAAGGTATGACCTGCCCTCAGAGGGCTTCCTTTCCCCTAATCTCAGACTCACCCCAGAGAACAGGGCTGTCCTCACCATCTCCTCCAAGTGCCAGCTGAGCGTTCTCCTTTCTCAGCCTCCAGGGCCCGTGCCCCGCTCCACCACCCCCATAGGCCACCTCCCGGGCTCCTGCTCTGGGCGCTGGGGAGTCCTCAGCAGCCTGGGCATGCCCTCCAGGAGAACAGTGAGTCTCTCACTGATGTGACACTTGGGGACCTCAGCCAGCCTGTGTCAGCGGTGACAGTAATGAACCAACCCCAAACGCAGAGGTCCCACAGGTCAGCAGTGGGGGCTGTGCTCAGCTGGGGCTGCTCTGCCTGCCTTGCCGAAGGTCGGTCCAGCCTCTGTGGTCAGCTGGAGCCTGGTCGGCTCTATGTGGCCTCATTCGTGGCTGGGCAGCATCACAAGCCCAGGGTTGATAGGCCAGCCCAAGCTTTGCCTGTGGTCTCAGAAGCCCTGGGGGGGATCAAGTCTCTGCCCTTGTCACATTTGCTTTTGTCCTGTTGGCCCAAAGGGGTCTTGAGGCCCAGCCTAGGGGCCAAGTGCGGGGAGCCTCTGGCACTGGGAGAAGCTGTAGTCACCTGGACGGCGTGGACAGTGGAAAGGGCAGGGGCAGCAGCCACCTTTGTAGGACCCAGCAGTCCAGCAGCCAGTAACACGTGGCCCTGCTCTCACAAGGTTCATGTGCTAGAGAAGCGCAGAGACCAAGGGACATGGTACAGGTTGGGGCTCGCTTTAGACTGAGGGTTCCTGCTCGTGGATGGAGCCCAGCCCCAAGGGAAGGAAAGGGCCTGTGGGATGGATGAGATGTGCCTGGGACCCTGGGGCAGGGGCCCAGGGATGGGGACAGTGAGGAGAAGGGCGGGGGCCTGGGGACATGGACTGGGAGGCTCCGGCCTGGCTTGCAGCCCGGGCAGGTGTGAGGAGGGCCCAGGCTGGACGTGCCCCTGGGGGGACAGAGGCTGCGTCGGCACACGTGGATACGGGATCTGGACATCAAAATGTGGGAATCATCAATATGTGTATCTTCCAACTCCTTGAATTTTTGTAAAGGCCCTGAAGGGGGAGGTGTGAGCACAGGAGAGGGTGCTGGACAGATGGGGGCTGCCACCCCAACATCCTAGCAGCACTCTCAGAAATGCTAAGCCACACCTACTGATTTCAAATGTGCCAGTAGCCATGTTAAGAGGagatgaaattaatttcaataatacATTGCAACGAACCCCACATATCCAATATATTACCATTTAAACCTGTGCTCAGTATTTCAGCGAAAGGCTGTGCATTTTTCTCAGACTAAGGCTTCAAAATCCCATGTGTGTTTGATGCTTCCAGCACAGCCTGATTCAGACCAGCCACCTCTTAAATACTCAGGGCCACCAGTAAGGGACAGAGCAGCCAGCAAGTGGATGACAGGGCCCAGGGGTGGGTAGGGGGATGGGACCTGCACTGAAGTGGAGGGGCTGGAGGGAAAGGTGCGGTGGGAGAGCCCAGAGCTTCCCCGGGCCAGCCACGAGGTCACTGCACTGGGGTCGGGGGGCCAGGCAGGCGGGAGGAAGGGGCCCCTGGGGAGCAAGCACAGTGGGAGAGgctggctggggaaggagggaaggaaccTGTGGCCATGGGCTGCAGTGGGAGCAGCAGGACAGAGCCCAGGCCCCATCCCGCCCTGGGGGCGACAGTGGATGGAGGGGCTCTGGGCGTCAGGAAGGCTCAGCACTGACACTGAGCCCAGGAGCTGACCTGCCACCTTGCCTGCGCACAGGATGGAGGAGCTGGGCCTGCACCCCGCCGGCCGCCAGGTGTACTTCGGACAGCTGCTGGGCATGTGCGACCATATCAGCTTCCCACTGGGTGAGTGGGGCGTCcatggaggtgggtgggggacaCAGGCCGGAACTGACACCTCTGCCCCCGTGCGCAGGCCAGGCAGGCTTCCCTGTGTACAAGTACGTGCCCTACGGCCCCGTGATGGAGGTGCTGCCCTACCTGTCCCGCCGCGCCCTGGAGAATAGCGGCGTCCTGAAGGGCAGCTGGCGGGAGCGCCAGCTGCTGTGGCAGGAACTCAAGAGGCGGCTGCGCACCGGCAGCCTCTTCCACCGCCCAGCCTAGCGCCGGAGGGCTACCCCGCCCCAGACGCGGCCCCCAGGCACCCCGCCCAGGCTGTGCCTCCCAGGCCTCAGACTGTGCTCAGGGTCTGGGGGTCCGCGTGGCCCCTGGGCTGACTCCACAGCCACAGGCCAACCCCAAACACACGTGGACCACCTTTTATAACGGACTGTGACTGGCTGGAGGTGGGGCCTCAGTGCCACTCGGTATGGGCCCCGTGTGATACCTGCCAGAGCCACTAGTTGTCAGGAACTGCCCTTCAACAAGCAGGCACAGCGCCCACTCTGTCATCCCCATGACCTTGGACCCAAAGGCTCACCTACTGCCAGGCTCTAGCTCAGAGCCCCACAGACAGGTGGGCAGTGGCCCAGCTGGGGAAGCCAGCCTGTTCAATAAACCCCTCTTGCCGACCCCCTGGCTCTGCCCGCACTGCTGCTTCCCCAGGCAGCTCACAAGGGCAGAAGTGGGAACGGGCTCCCGGTGCCCAGAAGTCACACCTTGCGGCTCCGCCTCTCCCGCATCGCTTGCCCTGGGGGTGGGTCCAGCACAGGTGTATCACAGAGCCAGCCCTGCCGGGTGCTAGGCACCCCTACCCCCCAGCTCCTCAGTCCAAGGGAACAGCAGGGCCCCTGGGGCTCAGACCAACCCGGACAGGATGCTCCCAGGACCGGGCTCGGTGTCTCCCCACACgggtctcccccacccccccacagaGCACCCCTGCTGCTCTCTACCTTTCACCCTTGCCCTCCCACAACCCAGTCCAGATTCCTGCTGCTCAGACAGGGACCCCTGCCATGCCCCCTCCCCCAGTTCCCAGTCCCACAGAGCAGACCGGATGTGGTCCTAGTGCCCTGGGGCCTGCCATGGGAGGGCCTCTGTGACAGGGTGCCCAGGGGTGTCCTCTTGCTAGTTTCTCTGTAGCCAGAGCTACCACCAGCCGACCGCAAAGCCATCACAGGAACCATGTGCAGACCATACTGAGGTGTCTTTACTTCTCTGGGTCACACGCTCGGGCCTTGGACCCTCTCCCGCTCAGCTACCCCTGCCAAGGTGGGGCCAAACCAGAACAAGCTTGAAGCTGGGGATGGCAGAGGCTGGGATGTGCCCCGAGGAGGGAGAAGGCGCCAGGCCCTCCCGCCGCACTCTGCCCGGCTCTGGGGCAGCCAGCCATCCGGGGAACCTGCTCTCCCCTTTCCCACACCTTCCTAGCTTTGGATGAAAACCCCAAACAGACAGGGTGGCAGGCGTAACCAGCATCCACCTGGCCTCTCTCAGAAGGGTGACACCTCCTGCAGGCAGCTGAGAAGGTGGTAGCCAGACGTCAGGAAGACAGGTTGGCTTTGTGCTGCCTGCGATGACAGTGAGACAGGGCTGTCTCCCCAGCCATGGCGGGCAGCAGGTCACTGGCAGGGACCCCACCTGCCCTGGTCACAGGGCCGCCTTCCCCGCCTGGCAGCCCCTGTGCTGCAGCTTCCGGATGAGTTCCAGTAGGTTCATCTGCAGCGCCAGCTCCTGGGGTGCAAAGAGGCTGCTGTGAGGCCCCAGGCAGATGCCCTCTTTTCCTAAGGGCCCAGCGAGCACCAGGCCATGAGCTATGGGACTGACTTCCAGTGATGCCTGACCATGGCCTGCCAAAAAGAGGCAGAAGCTCGCTCCCTCCCACATCAGGGCCTGCGGCTGCCCCAGCTCGGTGCACATGGGGTGCACGCAGAGGGGGAGTGGGCCTCAGGGAGGCCAGGTGGCTCACCTTCCTGTAGGCAGAGGCAGGGAGTCCAGCCTCTGCTGAGCAGAACAGAAACCCTTCCTGAGGCCTCACCAGCttttccccacctgccctggacCTGGCCCCCCAGAGACCAGCTGCAAAACCCCAGACAAAATTAGGCTTGTGGGGACCAGCATCCCCTGGCTATGCCGGGCAGGCCTGGGGCACTGACCTGCGGGTTGGTGGTCACATAGAAGCCAGCGACCCCTGCCTTCTCCAGCGTGCTCTGCTGGTCCGCCACCTTCCGGTCCAGCTCCAGGACGATCTTCTGGTCCATGGCCCGCTGCTCCTCCCGAATGCGGTGCTCCACCGCCTGCCACGGTGAGGGTGGTGCGGGATCAGCCCGCAGCACCAGTGAGGCAAATATGTGCTGCTGGCGTGCGGCCTCATCTGGCCCCTAGACCTCTAGCGGCCTTACTGAACCCCAGCTGCTCCTTCTCAGCCACCCCCAGTGCTCTCCCCTTCAGGACCTCCTCCCTTGGCCGTGCCAGCCCTGCCCAGCGGACAGCTCAGGACCACCATAAGCTAGCCAGACACTGGATCCGTCTGCGCACCGTCAAGTTGGCCACTGTCTCCGGACCTTTGCCTGTGTCCCTCTCCACTGGGGCAGCTAGCAACCCCAGCTCAGCGCCCGCTCCCTCACGCTGTGGCTTAGCAGCCTCAGGACCCTGCATAGGTGTCTGCATGCACCCCTACTACCTGTTGCATCTTGGGTACATGTGGGTCTCTGGGTTGTCCCTGAGCAGCCTGGGATGGGCCTCTGCTGGCTGGCCTGTCACCCCACCATCGCCCTTGTACCTCTAAGGCCACGGAGTACAACGGCCCCCACTCAGCACCTGCCCTGCACAGGCCCCACCCACCAGGAGCTGCAGCCTTGGAGCAGAGGGAAGACAGCAGGGGGATCCCACGCTCCCCGCCTGGTCCTGACACACCCAGCCCCCCACAGCGGGAACTCTGGGCCTCCAGAGGCCCACCCCGGGCTGAGCCCAGGGCAGTCACAGTTCCCAAACCACCCTGAGCTCTCCCACGACCCAGCCCAGGCCCGGGTGTCACCCACCCTGCTGCGCCCCTACCTCCAGCTCGCGCTGCTGTGCTGCCTGCAGAACAGGCAGGTTGTGGGGCCGGCAGGACTGCTGGGCTTCCTGGTGCTTCTGCCGCAGGGCCTGCCTGAGCACTGAGGGGGGACAAGACCGGCAGTCTGTCGGCAGGGGCCGGGAAGGGGCCTGGGGAACACCTTCCACCTGGGTGCCTACGCCAGCTGTCCCACCACAGGACAGCCGCGCCGGAGGTGTAGACATAAAACCAGCCCGCCCGGAGCCCTGCCCTGAAAGCTGGATGGAGCCCCAGGGGATACCTAGGCCAGGTCCCACCCTCAGCAGGGCAGGGGACTACAGGCCAGCAGATCACCAGGGGACACCCGAGTGTCCAGGAGGCCACCCAGGGAAGAGCCAGAAGAGAGTGGGTGTGGGTCACTGTCCCTGTGCATGGCGTGCCTCTGCCTCCCTTCACCCTGTGAACTGCCCCGCCCCACCCACAGCTCCCAGAGAGAGAAGGGTGGGCACAGAGCCCGGGAGGCACAAGGACGGAAGGAGCCGGGAGAGGCCCTGTGCTGGGGGGTCTGCACTGCTCTGAGAGGGGCCCGCGCTCCCCACTACACCAGGAATACAGGCGTGTGTAAACGCTTGTACAATGCTGGGACTGGGCAAAGGTGGAAGGTCACAGGATGGAAAGAAACCAATCCCCAAACACAGGACTCAACACCGCACAGCCGAAGTCCTAGCCTTTATGTGGTAGGGGGCCAGGTCTCCTTGTACACGGACACACAACACGACCTTAGACAGGGACCCCACATTACAGCTCCTCTTGGGTGGATCCCTGAGGCTCCCCTGCTGTGCCCACAGCCTTGAAAGTCTGTTGCCTGGCATCTGGGCCACCCTGATAAGGTATTTACCACATTGAATGAGTTGGAAACCAAGAGGGTTCCCCCCACCCCTGTAAGTGCAGGGACAAGACAGACACTCCCTAGTTAATGTTTACAACACAGGGAGGTGGGAGGCAAGGAAATAAATGCAGGGATATGCCACCTCCTGTGCCCCATTACCAAACTGCAGATTCCCGGCCAGCGCCCAGAGGCCACTGGGTGAGCAAGCAGACAGGAGGAGAGAGCTGTGCCCACTGCTGCTGCGGGGCGGAGGGGCCTGGCCTCGGTAACAACAAGGAAAGCGACTGCAGCCAGTCACCGTCCTGCTGGGTCCCAGAGAGGAAaggcccaaggtcacagggcGCTAGCCCTCCGCTGGCACCGCCTGCCTGAACCTTCTGAAGGAGAAGTAGCAAAACGTTTAAAGGGTCACGGAAACCTCCCCActgaaaggaaccagggctctgTGGAGAAACAGGTGGTTCCCTCCTTAAAAAGGTGCCCTGAGTGCTGTACCCCACAAAGTGCTAACTTGTATGGAGACGGAGATCCCCAAAACAAAAGCACATGCTCCTCCCTGACCGTGGGAGCACAGCTGCCTGGCCACCTGAATTTGGCAGAGACTCAAATCAAAggcaggaggagcaggagagCTTCCCGGTGGCCAGAGAGAAAGGGCCGTCCTGATGAGAGGCTGCTGGCCTCGGGACGCTGGGGGTGGGCTGAGTGAGGGTGCTGAGGCAGGCAGAGAACATGGAAGTCTGCACATGGCATGTGGAAGTGCTCAAAGAACGATGGGGACACATCAAAATGGCCCAAGTTCTCCCAATGGCCAAGTGTGACACGATTTGAACACTAACAAGAATAATGAGCTATGTGCTTTGGATCTGTGACTATGCAttttatacctcaaaaaaaaaaagtttacaaagACAACCATCCAGATACTTAGGGAATAAGTAAGATCAACTCTACACAAAGTCTTCTGGAAAACTGAAGAGAagaacacttcccaactcatcCTACAAGGACAGCATTGCCCCGACACCCAAACCAGATGaagagaactacagaccaatgtccgTCATGAACACAGAGGCAAAAATTCTTACCATgattttagcaaatcaaatcagACATACACAACGATGATCTATCTTAGCCAAGTAGGATTTATATCAGGAATTAAAAAATCTATATAACTCACCACAGTAACAGAATTCTAAGTCAcgtgatcacctcaatagatggaGAAAAGGGATTTGACAAAACCCAACATCCATTCCTTAGAGAAACACACTAATCCTGCAGCACATGTACACTGCCTGCCCCCACAGGGAAGGGGCTTTGCATCAGTAGCAGGAATTCCTGCCACAAATGTTTAACCTGCATATCATCAGGCCCCTCCTTGCTGTTTGCAGGGAACAGAGGGCGGAGAAACAGGTTAAATGACACAAGGAGGAAGCGATCTGACAGGTCCAGAGTGGGAACATTCGACAGCTTGAAGAACGCCCTTGGACTCTTCAAAAAGCCAATGTTGCAGTAAATGCTGAGGGCTCTTCAGAAGCAGAGAGACCAAAGTAACCAATTGCAATGCAGGAACCTATGCCAGGTTTTCATAAAGTGACAATTTGCAACAAGTTAGGTGATGTGACTGTGGCCTGAAGGTCAGAAGACGCTCTGGAATGATTAATTTCTCAGGAGGCTGTCCGGTGTGGTTAGTAGGAGTGTGTTCTTATTTCTGGAACACTGGTTCCTAACCCTGGGCCAAGGCTGACCCCTAagatgtctggagacattttggtttCATGACCAGGAAAGGGAGCCACTGTCATCTAACAGGGAGAAGTCAGGGAGGGTGCTGAACACCCTGCAAGGCACAGGGCACTGCCTCACCGTTAAGATGTGTCCTGCCacaaatgtcaacagtgctgcAGTTGAAAACTCTCGTCTAGAAGAATTCTGAAGACTAAGGGTGAAACCCTATGATGCTGCGTGTACTGAAGGCTATAGAGAACTTTGGCAAAATGTTAATCATTGAATCTATCTGGAGGGCATATGGGTATTCATTATAGTCCTCTTTAAACTTATCTAAATGTTTGAGCTTTTTTATAAATAAGTtgggggaaaataaaacaacaaaggtGGATAAACTGATGGGGCAGGGACAACTGTCCAGCATCCCTTGCAGGAAGGGGCTCTGACCTGAAGGGAACCCCTTGGAGGCGCCACGTCTCAGGAGTCTGGCTGAGCATGTGGCTTGAGGGGGGAAGTTTTCGGGTGTTGGAGGGTGCCACGGGGCACAGTGAGTGGGAATTCG
Encoded proteins:
- the PRODH gene encoding proline dehydrogenase 1, mitochondrial isoform X4; amino-acid sequence: MKMTFYGQFVAGEDQESIWPLIRHNRAFGVGSILDYGVEEDLSSEEAERKEMESCSSAVEREGGGTSKREKQYQAHRAFGDRRDGVISARTYFYASEAKCDSHMETFLRCIEASGGASDDGFSAIKLTALGRPQFLLQFSDVLTRWRRFFHQMAAEQGKAGLAAMDTKLEVAVLQESVAKMGIASRTEIENWFTTETLGVSGTLDLLHWGSLVDSRTELSKHLVVPNAQTGHLEPLLSRFTEEEELQMTRMLQRMDVLAKKASEVGVRLMVDAEQTYFQPAISRLTLEMQRKFNVEKPLIFNTYQCYLKDAYDNVTLDAELARREGWCFGAKLVRGAYMAQERARAAEIGYEDPINPTYEATNAMYHRCLSHILEELKRDTRAEVMVASHNEDTVRFTLCRMEELGLHPAGRQVYFGQLLGMCDHISFPLDSRPAPRGHWVSKQTGGESCAHCCCGAEGPGLGNNKESDCSQSPSCWVPERKGPRSQGASPPLAPPA
- the LOC108395186 gene encoding protein DGCR6 → MERYAGAFEEAVDGARQQERHYQLLSALQSLVKELPSSFQQRLSYTTLSDLALALLDGTVFEIVQGLLEIQHLTEKSLYNQRLRLQNEHRVLRQALRQKHQEAQQSCRPHNLPVLQAAQQRELEAVEHRIREEQRAMDQKIVLELDRKVADQQSTLEKAGVAGFYVTTNPQELALQMNLLELIRKLQHRGCQAGKAAL